In the Hyphomicrobiales bacterium genome, one interval contains:
- the icmP gene encoding Phosphoesterase, with protein MAARNDQTGGSHTEATGIVAIIVISMVLIGIWMLAKPAIIYPAFAINWVLIKLIQLTMGLGQTGQNILAFIEATLKGNQDPWLISFSDFYTFKSLIGERAKYIVATITGSLALVVMFRMKGDGFKRKLNLVTLAQDNARHWRTALFSARFDPKKPWTEMAPQRKPHDWLLERNIEVVDRKVKDYAKAEQAFIEQLGLPWQGIDNLPLYMQCLVAIIGAHFHLRGSSEAEKLRGDITYVYVTKEGEQRDEALKLLIDPYLKNPKIRELVAEHTANHAWTSTALIHLLFKARDGAGVLATSDFLWLKPIDRSLYYVLNNVGRRKFHIEGAGAISHYWHENIARKPISEPKVGKAVEGITHYMGERGVDELKVPPKKELNARS; from the coding sequence ATGGCAGCCCGCAACGACCAGACCGGCGGAAGTCATACCGAAGCCACCGGCATCGTCGCGATCATCGTTATCTCGATGGTGCTGATCGGCATCTGGATGCTCGCCAAGCCAGCGATCATCTACCCGGCTTTCGCCATCAATTGGGTTCTGATCAAGCTCATCCAGCTCACGATGGGGCTCGGCCAGACCGGGCAGAACATCCTCGCCTTCATCGAGGCGACGCTGAAGGGCAATCAGGACCCCTGGCTGATCAGCTTTTCCGACTTCTACACCTTCAAGTCGCTGATCGGAGAGCGCGCGAAATACATCGTTGCGACGATCACCGGGTCTCTCGCCCTTGTGGTGATGTTCCGGATGAAAGGCGATGGGTTCAAGCGCAAGCTCAACTTGGTGACGCTGGCGCAGGACAACGCCCGCCATTGGCGCACGGCGCTCTTTAGCGCTCGCTTCGACCCGAAGAAGCCTTGGACGGAGATGGCGCCTCAGCGCAAGCCCCACGACTGGCTCCTGGAGCGGAACATTGAGGTCGTCGACCGCAAGGTGAAGGATTACGCCAAGGCCGAGCAGGCGTTCATCGAACAGCTCGGTCTGCCGTGGCAGGGGATCGACAACCTCCCGCTCTACATGCAGTGCTTGGTCGCGATCATCGGGGCCCATTTCCATCTGCGCGGCAGCTCGGAGGCCGAGAAGCTTCGCGGCGACATCACCTACGTCTACGTCACCAAGGAAGGGGAGCAGCGGGACGAGGCGCTGAAGCTGCTGATCGACCCCTATCTGAAGAACCCGAAGATCCGCGAGCTCGTTGCCGAGCACACCGCGAACCATGCGTGGACCTCGACCGCGCTGATCCACCTGCTTTTCAAGGCCCGCGACGGCGCCGGCGTTCTGGCGACGAGCGATTTCCTTTGGCTGAAGCCGATCGATCGGAGCCTATATTACGTCCTGAACAACGTCGGACGGCGCAAATTCCACATCGAGGGCGCCGGCGCGATCTCGCACTATTGGCACGAGAATATCGCCCGCAAGCCGATCAGCGAGCCCAAAGTTGGCAAGGCCGTCGAGGGCATCACCCACTACATGGGTGAACGAGGCGTGGATGAGCTCAAGGTTCCGCCCAAAAAGGAGTTGAACGCCCGCTCGTAG
- a CDS encoding conserved hypothetical protein (Evidence 4 : Unknown function but conserved in other organisms): MSTSQIIEHVAGQRLTIIEADGLPAVFSVSGADGQWAVVKNKAGAEQNVFSGRSEAEAGKTLDGIATFHGGSAAPQSTESAQPTVSIAQPLKASRFPLKASTVLPWAAVLMLGGVLIADRVMPRQPAAIAVATAPEVMTQASEPLQQLPTTIARVKTPAPAIPPLPGQPAAATAPEKPTEPAKAAADGKVDTQTIVDSARKLVAEKGAEGASGEMQQLQAVLDLLNSNEKLTPELIRNVPHDLAQKLKEAGVVASPEEAAAAAKARGQKELRIVRLDSLTLDRMRDKDGVSTVPEAGTWALTNNSVVIPLPGGGDIRRPDDLKTFHLEP, encoded by the coding sequence GTGTCCACCTCTCAGATCATCGAGCATGTTGCGGGCCAGCGCCTGACCATCATCGAGGCCGACGGCCTTCCGGCAGTGTTCTCGGTCTCCGGCGCGGACGGTCAGTGGGCCGTCGTGAAGAACAAGGCCGGCGCCGAACAAAACGTCTTCAGCGGGCGTTCCGAGGCGGAGGCCGGCAAGACGCTCGACGGCATCGCCACCTTCCACGGCGGCTCGGCCGCACCGCAGAGCACCGAAAGCGCGCAGCCCACAGTCTCCATTGCCCAGCCGCTGAAAGCCTCCCGCTTCCCTCTGAAGGCGTCGACGGTGCTGCCGTGGGCCGCTGTGCTGATGCTCGGAGGCGTTCTGATTGCTGATCGCGTCATGCCCCGACAGCCTGCCGCTATTGCGGTCGCGACGGCGCCCGAGGTCATGACCCAGGCCAGCGAGCCCCTGCAGCAGCTCCCCACCACAATCGCCCGGGTCAAGACGCCGGCGCCGGCCATCCCCCCGCTTCCCGGTCAGCCGGCCGCTGCGACCGCTCCCGAAAAGCCCACAGAGCCTGCGAAGGCCGCGGCCGATGGAAAGGTCGATACCCAGACGATCGTCGACAGCGCCCGCAAGCTGGTCGCCGAGAAGGGTGCCGAGGGTGCGAGCGGCGAGATGCAGCAGCTCCAGGCGGTGCTCGACCTCCTGAACAGCAACGAGAAACTCACGCCGGAGCTGATCCGAAACGTGCCCCACGACCTCGCACAGAAGCTCAAGGAAGCGGGCGTCGTTGCGAGCCCTGAGGAGGCGGCTGCGGCAGCCAAGGCGCGCGGCCAGAAGGAGCTTCGCATCGTCCGACTCGACAGCCTGACCCTCGACAGGATGCGCGACAAGGACGGCGTCTCGACGGTCCCAGAGGCCGGCACCTGGGCGCTGACCAACAATTCGGTCGTGATCCCGCTTCCGGGCGGCGGCGATATCCGCCGCCCGGATGACCTGAAAACCTTCCACCTGGAGCCGTGA
- a CDS encoding hypothetical protein (Evidence 5 : Unknown function) — protein MHHGWLQVVPETPLTRHLHLVVWPPRTKPLATLVLELAKIASLAIAPAAAVLYGFAWFVRSVQDPLWVLIALFVMTLSVGIAIFLVLIWCDRE, from the coding sequence TTGCATCACGGGTGGCTGCAGGTGGTTCCTGAAACGCCTCTGACGAGGCACCTCCACCTCGTCGTCTGGCCTCCCAGAACCAAGCCTCTGGCAACCCTCGTCCTTGAACTGGCGAAGATCGCCAGCCTTGCCATAGCGCCCGCAGCAGCCGTTCTCTACGGCTTTGCCTGGTTTGTCCGGAGCGTGCAGGATCCGCTCTGGGTCCTGATCGCGCTGTTTGTCATGACCCTTTCCGTCGGCATCGCGATTTTTCTGGTCTTGATCTGGTGTGACCGGGAGTAA
- a CDS encoding hypothetical protein (Evidence 5 : Unknown function) gives MNNAALRGIKATAGILAPISALVTLIVWVEGDVRERAIYAVMGIAVFVLGLVAYFVMAASRPDEVYEIVDDRRRRPSGPSSTRGYSSSSTVGCDSAAAMTMVSYGGGCSDGGSSASDGGSCGDAG, from the coding sequence ATGAACAACGCAGCCCTCCGCGGCATCAAGGCGACCGCGGGCATTCTCGCGCCAATCTCGGCCCTCGTGACGCTGATCGTCTGGGTGGAAGGCGACGTCCGCGAGCGGGCGATCTACGCTGTTATGGGGATCGCAGTTTTCGTCTTGGGCTTGGTGGCTTACTTCGTGATGGCCGCCAGCAGGCCAGATGAGGTCTATGAAATCGTCGATGATCGTCGCCGTCGCCCCTCAGGCCCTTCATCCACGCGCGGCTATTCATCTTCGTCGACTGTCGGCTGCGATAGCGCCGCGGCCATGACCATGGTCTCGTACGGCGGCGGCTGCAGCGATGGCGGGTCGAGCGCCTCTGATGGCGGAAGCTGCGGCGACGCCGGATAG
- a CDS encoding hypothetical protein (Evidence 5 : Unknown function), which produces MSSSLKPELRQPSQSFRQVSPQAKSTIESPPGCDRPVMTPIAMSEPLFMVAFAMVERLYSAPSMKAIRVSDRTALRSPSGKVRCTAPALHAHCRCIGCAQQKTP; this is translated from the coding sequence GTGTCATCATCGCTGAAACCTGAGCTGCGACAGCCATCGCAAAGCTTCCGCCAGGTCTCGCCCCAGGCCAAGTCAACGATCGAGTCGCCGCCCGGTTGCGATCGGCCGGTGATGACGCCGATCGCCATGAGTGAGCCGCTTTTCATGGTAGCCTTCGCCATGGTGGAGCGCCTTTATTCAGCCCCCTCCATGAAGGCCATCCGAGTCTCTGATCGAACGGCCCTGAGGTCGCCTTCGGGAAAAGTGCGGTGCACTGCACCTGCACTGCACGCGCACTGCAGGTGCATAGGGTGTGCACAGCAGAAAACGCCATGA
- a CDS encoding hypothetical protein (Evidence 5 : Unknown function) → MILTPDEGAREGALRLQVTTRSVLGAVAYETGGILVDAGRIRLFGAGSERSLLTVNEAIDGFGDVVFVADDVLGGIFALNGGRFGPADLGQIFHLAADSVAWSCLDIGYADFVAWCLTGDRDALYDRFARLPASGSLRLPSRWLGRSTRSSGRKRRGLRRRRRGSCRRMRLCGSGLSSPVSRSSRMAPKPAAPVTSPFQPAAPARSGLRAAPAPRR, encoded by the coding sequence GTGATCCTCACACCTGATGAGGGCGCGCGAGAAGGTGCTTTGCGATTGCAGGTTACGACGCGATCGGTGCTCGGCGCGGTCGCCTACGAGACCGGCGGCATCTTGGTCGATGCCGGCCGCATCCGCCTGTTCGGCGCAGGAAGCGAGCGCTCACTTCTGACGGTCAACGAGGCGATCGATGGATTCGGAGATGTGGTGTTCGTCGCCGATGACGTGCTCGGCGGCATCTTCGCGCTGAACGGAGGGCGCTTTGGGCCAGCAGATCTCGGGCAGATCTTCCATCTGGCAGCCGACAGTGTCGCCTGGTCCTGCCTCGATATCGGTTACGCGGATTTCGTCGCCTGGTGCCTGACTGGCGACCGCGACGCACTCTATGATCGGTTCGCCCGGCTTCCGGCTTCAGGAAGCCTGCGCCTGCCATCTCGATGGCTTGGTCGTTCTACCCGTTCCTCTGGACGAAAGAGGCGGGGGCTGCGCCGCCGGCGGCGCGGGTCGTGCCGGCGGATGAGGTTATGCGGCTCCGGATTGAGTTCTCCGGTTTCGAGATCGAGTCGGATGGCCCCTAAGCCGGCCGCGCCTGTCACATCGCCATTTCAGCCTGCGGCGCCGGCTCGAAGCGGGCTTCGAGCAGCGCCTGCGCCTCGGCGCTGA
- a CDS encoding conserved hypothetical protein (Evidence 4 : Unknown function but conserved in other organisms) gives MQRAFLIQTRQKADEPTQRRAVCREHIVVLRETGPSETFPVGATFATRYYGGQDAERKASEDAAAGLNRHHQVDHVRAFTSTDGLRRAWVQAPAEDRREIRVATVVAGDENGVWMKPFSEAERQVLRTELNLDPSDSCTDLAVFRRRKGTGIEAVARICEDVVVDFTPLAVDVSAEAQALLEARFEPAPQAEMAM, from the coding sequence ATGCAACGCGCATTCCTGATCCAGACGCGCCAGAAGGCTGACGAACCCACCCAGCGTCGCGCGGTGTGCCGCGAGCACATCGTCGTCCTTCGTGAGACCGGCCCATCGGAAACCTTCCCCGTCGGCGCGACGTTCGCGACCCGCTACTATGGCGGCCAGGACGCGGAGAGGAAGGCGTCAGAAGATGCGGCCGCCGGCCTCAATCGTCATCACCAGGTCGATCACGTCCGCGCCTTCACCAGCACTGACGGCCTGCGCCGCGCCTGGGTGCAGGCGCCGGCGGAAGACCGCCGCGAGATTCGCGTCGCGACCGTCGTCGCGGGCGACGAAAACGGTGTCTGGATGAAGCCCTTCAGCGAGGCGGAGCGCCAGGTGCTGCGTACAGAACTCAATCTCGATCCCTCCGATTCCTGCACCGATCTGGCTGTCTTCCGTCGGCGCAAGGGCACAGGTATCGAGGCCGTCGCGCGAATCTGCGAGGATGTTGTTGTCGACTTCACTCCCCTGGCTGTCGACGTCAGCGCCGAGGCGCAGGCGCTGCTCGAAGCCCGCTTCGAGCCGGCGCCGCAGGCTGAAATGGCGATGTGA
- a CDS encoding conserved hypothetical protein (Evidence 4 : Unknown function but conserved in other organisms): MPREFRNTVEPLLIQTAKGRVKVTPIASNEAYVRVENDDGVVIRGIPVTGSEHFVMTKDGITGRNEMPNSRFTFKGMRSDRVYEEAPAGTSRELLEVMRGAVETAALENARTFAEAGTIAASNNLLRVEENIAKKREELQALFDERAKLAEIEAEAEEALAQFEPQERRPGM; this comes from the coding sequence ATGCCCCGCGAATTCCGCAACACGGTCGAGCCGCTACTGATCCAGACCGCGAAGGGCCGGGTAAAGGTCACGCCGATCGCCAGCAACGAAGCCTATGTCCGGGTCGAGAATGACGATGGCGTCGTGATCCGCGGGATTCCCGTCACCGGCAGCGAGCACTTCGTCATGACGAAGGATGGGATCACCGGCCGCAATGAGATGCCGAACTCCCGTTTCACCTTCAAGGGAATGCGCAGCGACCGCGTCTACGAAGAAGCCCCTGCCGGGACATCTCGTGAGCTGCTTGAAGTGATGCGCGGGGCCGTCGAAACGGCTGCCCTGGAGAACGCACGCACCTTTGCCGAAGCCGGGACAATCGCTGCATCGAACAACCTGCTGCGGGTCGAGGAGAACATCGCCAAGAAGCGCGAGGAGCTCCAGGCCCTCTTTGACGAGCGCGCAAAGCTTGCCGAGATCGAAGCGGAGGCCGAAGAGGCTCTCGCGCAGTTCGAGCCTCAGGAACGCCGGCCCGGGATGTAG
- a CDS encoding conserved hypothetical protein (Evidence 4 : Unknown function but conserved in other organisms) has product MAKIVAWADHRSAVFGRRKRARQERWQFMRSSTPVEIPVAEGNPIKALELQYERHTGEWGKSPKQTVSITLEGLDGALRRAMRLQDQRPVTPDLLHDPNAWRFEKFWPFEKPVDLKGDILPDEAVAIAQMADISRDGREWQQARAVRVASDLMMREGNLWKRDPEPVWRVEMVAGRGVVDYGRANTTKTGAFIFRIDQQAAANDLAKQLTLKGRPKLNSMRLAHVDPAYLTVPEAGATLETAAMALRSNLRRLMSHKKVAEELKPFEQSLVSAWASGDTADVIAALQTLLRVYDGVYDPRYDERNAHSPSEALCSWSVLLQIGLEANLIPSALPGETTIGRLDEVADDGLAELGMDL; this is encoded by the coding sequence ATGGCCAAGATCGTCGCCTGGGCGGACCACCGCTCCGCTGTCTTCGGACGGCGCAAGCGCGCCCGTCAGGAGCGCTGGCAGTTCATGCGCTCTTCGACCCCGGTTGAGATCCCGGTTGCCGAGGGTAACCCCATAAAGGCGCTGGAGCTGCAGTACGAGCGCCACACGGGTGAATGGGGCAAATCCCCGAAGCAGACTGTCTCGATCACTCTCGAAGGGCTCGATGGCGCCCTCCGCCGCGCCATGCGGCTTCAGGATCAGCGCCCGGTCACGCCCGACCTGCTTCACGACCCCAATGCATGGAGGTTCGAGAAATTCTGGCCCTTCGAGAAGCCGGTCGACCTCAAGGGCGACATTCTGCCCGATGAGGCCGTAGCGATCGCTCAGATGGCCGACATCTCGCGAGACGGGCGGGAATGGCAGCAGGCGAGGGCGGTTCGTGTCGCATCCGACCTGATGATGCGCGAGGGCAATCTCTGGAAGAGAGATCCCGAACCAGTCTGGCGAGTTGAGATGGTCGCCGGCAGGGGCGTTGTGGACTATGGGCGCGCCAACACGACGAAGACTGGCGCTTTCATCTTCCGGATCGACCAGCAGGCCGCGGCAAACGATCTCGCAAAGCAGCTCACGCTGAAAGGACGCCCCAAACTCAACTCGATGCGCCTGGCTCATGTCGACCCGGCCTACCTCACGGTCCCGGAAGCGGGCGCGACGCTCGAAACTGCGGCAATGGCGCTGCGCTCGAACCTTCGCAGGCTCATGAGCCACAAGAAGGTCGCCGAGGAGCTCAAGCCCTTCGAGCAGTCCCTGGTGAGCGCCTGGGCCAGCGGCGACACCGCAGATGTGATCGCCGCGCTTCAGACGCTCCTGCGGGTGTATGACGGCGTCTACGACCCTCGCTACGACGAGCGGAACGCGCATTCACCGTCCGAGGCTCTGTGCAGCTGGAGTGTCCTGCTGCAGATCGGGCTGGAGGCCAATCTCATCCCGTCGGCGCTCCCCGGCGAGACAACCATCGGTCGGCTCGATGAGGTTGCAGACGACGGCTTGGCCGAGCTCGGCATGGACCTGTGA
- a CDS encoding conserved hypothetical protein (Evidence 4 : Unknown function but conserved in other organisms), with the protein MPFLDSATPQASLAALIRAVESAPQDFSGGDFNQALELATLAAGAFGLRDDAFRSNLHRALAGNLISATNLMRALLPKGSWYRLEGRDDAIVCSIHDTSGATLSVGGHLGNPALALSLATFKAVNIEAVAPARVEKRVLMPAPVSTPPLSNATPPISAAPPTADGPARPASGPAPHDLGRVAPEVPTASAGIVEQMAALEALLGQDFEQRRASWLA; encoded by the coding sequence ATGCCCTTCCTGGATTCTGCTACCCCGCAAGCCTCCCTCGCCGCGCTCATTCGCGCGGTCGAGTCAGCCCCTCAGGATTTCTCGGGCGGCGACTTCAACCAGGCGCTGGAGTTGGCTACGCTGGCGGCCGGCGCGTTCGGGCTCCGAGACGATGCATTCCGCTCGAACCTTCATCGCGCGCTCGCAGGCAACCTGATCTCCGCGACCAACCTGATGAGGGCGCTCCTCCCGAAAGGGAGCTGGTATCGCCTCGAAGGTCGGGACGATGCGATCGTCTGTTCGATCCACGATACCTCAGGTGCCACCCTCTCGGTCGGAGGCCATCTCGGCAACCCGGCGCTGGCCTTGTCACTCGCGACCTTCAAGGCGGTGAATATCGAAGCGGTCGCCCCGGCTCGCGTTGAGAAGCGCGTCCTGATGCCGGCACCCGTGTCAACACCGCCGCTCTCGAATGCCACCCCTCCAATCTCCGCCGCTCCGCCGACTGCAGATGGTCCGGCTCGTCCAGCTTCGGGTCCTGCCCCGCACGATCTCGGGCGCGTGGCCCCGGAGGTTCCTACGGCCAGCGCCGGCATTGTCGAGCAAATGGCCGCGCTCGAAGCCCTGCTTGGCCAGGATTTCGAGCAACGCCGCGCTTCCTGGCTCGCCTGA
- the ligA gene encoding DNA ligase encodes MTLSFEEARAEHARLGAELARHDALYHGNDAPLITDEAYDALRRSFNALEATHPELANLTSPARAVGAPASTAFEPVPYAVPMLSLGNLFEESEVAEFLGRIDRGLRHQSSEMVGELKIDGLSLSLRYERGLLVRASTRGDGSVGEDVTANARTIADIPHQLHGSAPELLEVRGEAFMTRADFEALNAQQEAAGKKTFANPRNAAAGSIRQSREVTKRPLRFFAYSWGEVSEEGLLATHLDMVRSFRALGLPTAPETYRLVGAEQLIGYYRHIAKARATLPFDIDGVVYKVNDLAAREVLGFVSRAPRWAIAHKFPAEQVTTILRDIEIQVGRTGALTPVARLEPVIVGGVEVSNATLHNEAEIQRKDLRVGDTVVLQRAGDVIPQIVDRVLENRPAGSKPYVFPSHCPVCGSAAEREADVGDQGGAVRRCTGGLLCEAQAVEGLLHLVSREALDIDGLGEKQVSFLFETGRIRTPADIFRLETTDASRGDPLHRCEGFGTVSVRKLFDSIASKRKSPLERMIYGLGIRHVGRTNALRLARHFGSYQAFLDGASSSEGRARLYGVEGVGDAAISSLSRYFSDPASAAIAIDLGSVVEAIPLKVARTDTPVSGKTVVFTGTLQRMTRDQAKAGAEELGAKVSGSVSKKTSYVVAGPGAGDKLEKAEALGVPVLTEDAWLALIADATPAAAQGSAT; translated from the coding sequence ATGACGCTTTCTTTCGAGGAGGCCAGGGCCGAGCATGCCCGCCTTGGCGCCGAGCTAGCTCGGCACGATGCGCTGTATCACGGCAATGACGCGCCGCTGATCACGGACGAGGCCTACGACGCGCTGCGGCGTAGCTTCAATGCACTGGAAGCGACCCATCCCGAGCTCGCCAACCTAACGTCTCCGGCACGCGCCGTCGGCGCGCCGGCCTCGACCGCGTTCGAACCGGTCCCGTATGCCGTGCCGATGCTGTCTCTCGGCAATCTGTTCGAGGAATCAGAGGTCGCCGAGTTTCTCGGCCGCATCGACCGCGGGCTTCGTCATCAATCCTCCGAGATGGTCGGCGAGCTCAAGATCGACGGCCTCTCTCTCTCGCTCAGATACGAGCGCGGCCTGCTCGTCCGCGCCTCCACGCGGGGCGATGGCTCGGTCGGCGAAGACGTCACAGCGAATGCCCGCACCATCGCTGATATTCCGCACCAGCTCCACGGCTCCGCGCCGGAGCTGCTCGAAGTCCGCGGAGAGGCCTTCATGACACGCGCCGATTTTGAGGCGCTCAATGCGCAGCAGGAGGCTGCCGGCAAGAAGACCTTCGCCAACCCTCGCAACGCGGCCGCTGGCAGCATTCGCCAGTCGCGAGAGGTCACGAAACGTCCCCTGCGCTTCTTCGCCTACAGCTGGGGTGAGGTGAGCGAAGAAGGTCTTCTCGCCACCCATCTCGACATGGTCCGCTCGTTTCGCGCGCTCGGCCTGCCGACGGCGCCGGAGACCTATCGCCTCGTCGGCGCCGAGCAGCTGATCGGCTACTATCGCCATATCGCCAAGGCGCGCGCGACACTCCCCTTCGACATCGACGGCGTCGTCTACAAGGTCAACGACCTCGCGGCGCGCGAGGTGCTCGGCTTCGTCTCGCGCGCGCCTCGCTGGGCAATCGCCCACAAATTCCCGGCAGAGCAGGTCACGACGATCCTGCGCGACATCGAGATCCAGGTGGGGCGCACTGGCGCCCTGACACCAGTCGCGCGCCTCGAACCGGTCATCGTCGGCGGCGTCGAAGTCAGCAACGCTACGCTTCACAACGAGGCTGAGATCCAGCGAAAGGACCTGAGGGTGGGCGACACCGTGGTCCTGCAGCGAGCTGGGGACGTCATCCCGCAGATCGTCGACCGGGTGCTGGAGAACCGCCCCGCCGGCAGCAAGCCCTACGTCTTCCCGAGCCACTGTCCGGTCTGCGGCAGCGCGGCCGAGCGTGAGGCCGATGTCGGGGACCAGGGCGGCGCAGTACGCCGCTGCACCGGCGGTCTCCTTTGCGAGGCGCAGGCGGTCGAAGGCCTGTTGCATCTCGTGTCGCGAGAGGCGCTGGACATCGATGGGCTCGGAGAGAAGCAGGTCTCTTTCCTTTTCGAGACCGGTCGCATCCGGACACCGGCGGACATCTTCCGCCTCGAAACGACCGATGCCTCGCGCGGAGATCCCCTGCATCGGTGTGAGGGCTTCGGCACGGTCTCCGTTCGCAAGCTCTTCGACTCGATCGCTTCGAAGCGGAAGTCGCCGCTCGAACGAATGATCTACGGGCTCGGCATCCGCCATGTCGGCCGCACGAACGCGCTGCGCCTCGCGCGCCATTTCGGCTCCTACCAGGCCTTCCTTGACGGGGCGTCGAGCTCCGAAGGCCGCGCCCGGCTCTACGGGGTCGAGGGTGTCGGCGATGCGGCGATCTCCTCGCTCTCGCGCTATTTCTCAGACCCGGCGAGCGCCGCGATCGCCATCGATCTCGGAAGCGTCGTCGAGGCAATTCCGTTGAAAGTCGCCCGGACTGACACGCCGGTTTCTGGCAAAACGGTCGTCTTCACTGGCACGCTCCAGCGCATGACGCGCGACCAGGCGAAGGCAGGAGCCGAAGAGCTCGGCGCCAAGGTCTCCGGATCGGTATCGAAGAAAACGAGCTATGTCGTCGCGGGTCCAGGCGCCGGCGACAAGCTGGAGAAGGCCGAGGCGCTCGGCGTCCCGGTGTTGACGGAAGATGCTTGGCTCGCGTTGATCGCCGATGCCACCCCAGCCGCCGCACAAGGATCCGCGACGTGA
- a CDS encoding conserved hypothetical protein (Evidence 4 : Unknown function but conserved in other organisms): MNFIDELGRAIDPEAFDTDLFSVALEKGQELAARRQKILTGLTTGFGRLDEHYKVVQLPVPAHTGDFYEIDGYRAGKGQYLALNAKRLGEFMVTLLKMKGDLVSVHCLSPNHRNAHVMAIVKLHPDRKAEFEAATNLVLNEPTRIALA; this comes from the coding sequence GTGAATTTCATCGACGAGCTCGGCCGCGCCATCGATCCAGAGGCGTTCGACACAGACCTCTTCAGCGTCGCGCTCGAAAAGGGTCAGGAACTAGCTGCGCGCCGGCAGAAGATCCTCACAGGCCTGACCACGGGTTTCGGCAGGCTCGATGAACACTACAAGGTCGTGCAGCTCCCAGTTCCCGCGCATACGGGAGACTTCTACGAAATTGACGGCTATCGCGCCGGCAAGGGTCAGTATCTCGCCCTCAATGCAAAGCGATTGGGAGAGTTCATGGTGACCCTACTCAAAATGAAGGGCGATCTGGTCTCGGTCCACTGCCTCTCTCCAAATCACAGGAACGCACACGTCATGGCCATCGTGAAGCTTCATCCCGACCGAAAGGCCGAATTCGAGGCCGCCACGAACTTGGTTCTGAACGAACCGACGCGGATCGCCCTCGCGTGA
- a CDS encoding conserved hypothetical protein (Evidence 4 : Unknown function but conserved in other organisms), protein MGASFGHGFRLLPGVEAEEFFARFRGEGDQVACKLTAARLAQLAQATADDRFLGRDPKTSPSPIELAIAHMRSRYEQCQATKQREPEDDIQCEASYVEREGRTYVLLHAEMTDYHDLLAATDGIERWPWYDADSPPSGVSCAEWDRRRDVWYEIMKDHGWSMPGVFRLLDDLPEVSSHDIIAALPSLDRRARRVALPNLVARRCETPPKDMSAAIEAVIEASSWINETEEGQKALKSEIASVATQLARSTFGLDGAPGESAMEARDVQHGR, encoded by the coding sequence ATGGGCGCATCATTCGGCCATGGCTTCCGACTGCTGCCCGGTGTTGAAGCCGAAGAGTTCTTCGCGCGCTTCCGGGGAGAAGGCGATCAGGTAGCTTGCAAGCTGACGGCGGCTCGGCTCGCGCAACTTGCCCAGGCCACCGCTGATGACCGTTTTCTCGGTCGCGACCCGAAAACTTCCCCATCGCCCATCGAGCTCGCGATCGCACACATGAGGTCTCGGTACGAACAGTGCCAGGCAACGAAGCAGCGCGAGCCCGAGGACGATATCCAGTGCGAAGCGTCCTATGTCGAGCGCGAAGGGCGCACATACGTTCTGCTCCACGCCGAGATGACGGACTATCACGACCTGCTGGCCGCGACCGATGGCATCGAGCGCTGGCCCTGGTACGATGCGGACAGCCCGCCCTCGGGGGTCTCCTGCGCGGAGTGGGACCGCCGGCGCGACGTTTGGTACGAGATCATGAAGGACCATGGATGGTCGATGCCGGGCGTCTTCAGGCTTCTTGACGATCTTCCTGAGGTCTCGTCTCACGACATTATCGCGGCGTTGCCGAGCCTCGACCGCCGGGCCCGCAGGGTTGCATTGCCAAACCTGGTGGCCCGGCGTTGCGAAACACCTCCGAAGGACATGAGCGCTGCCATCGAAGCCGTTATCGAGGCGTCCAGCTGGATCAACGAAACCGAGGAGGGGCAGAAAGCCCTCAAGTCCGAAATTGCCTCAGTTGCCACACAGCTCGCTCGATCGACCTTTGGTCTCGACGGCGCCCCAGGGGAGAGCGCAATGGAGGCCCGCGATGTCCAGCATGGACGCTGA
- a CDS encoding hypothetical protein (Evidence 5 : Unknown function) encodes MCDRELDGRWGSFRVATEKTVISGGLGKLREPSRRQLASYLIAFSPEAREELFGFNTGQQSEAMAE; translated from the coding sequence GTGTGCGATCGCGAGCTCGATGGGCGATGGGGAAGTTTTCGGGTCGCGACCGAGAAAACGGTCATCAGCGGTGGCCTGGGCAAGTTGCGCGAGCCGAGCCGCCGTCAGCTTGCAAGCTACCTGATCGCCTTCTCCCCGGAAGCGCGCGAAGAACTCTTCGGCTTCAACACCGGGCAGCAGTCGGAAGCCATGGCCGAATGA